From the genome of Anopheles moucheti chromosome 3, idAnoMoucSN_F20_07, whole genome shotgun sequence, one region includes:
- the LOC128302842 gene encoding uncharacterized protein LOC128302842: MDNPDQEIDTKQEELRRKKQEKLLAKKIAAQEAQNQLYRDHLTREREFSAQTEKAFFGGWETLCSKVRSEQLAEELRQQQQCFGTVFDRKNEIIQRLVGVRDGIQEIHTKCLSRLGNVIDYYIRLKDYRTTALLERYESETQTLLKDFREEVESKESFSCSQMEELDASLAQLLSKMKQDELADREWLLESNNQNINAQVEKFEIIRDKKYAEMNALYWRLRAILEDYFQIVLFPEREQSYDRLVYYTELEQQAIERRRCQEAVLQMKKTQLDHTLTLANIGGRRKLRTRHNYRRLLEMKVQLLKEQQKEVDVEHHQCMTWICSFTHHLKNVLTEHLDWGNRIAKLGLICTQYETEQDQQYAAKWFRQDQNDSNALDPNEPDDMFGTLTYKINRIEAFNIILREERIRLKSENNDLKTKFKAYCELHKITNQENLLLCSHEVVAPGQSSE, encoded by the exons ATGGACAACCCCGATCAAGAAATCGATACCAAGCAGGAGGAACTGCGGCGCAAGAAGCAAGAAAAGCTGCTTGCAAAAAAGATCGCCGCACAGGAGGCACAAAATCAACTGTACCGG GACCACCTGACCCGGGAGCGAGAGTTTTCAGcccaaacggaaaaagcattctttgGTGGCTGGGAAACGCTTTGTTCCAAGGTACGCTCCGAACAGCTAGCTGAGGAGCtccggcagcaacagcaatgtTTCGGAACCGTTTTCGACCGCAAGAACGAAATCATCCAGCGATTGGTTGGTGTGCGGGATGGAATCCAAGAAATACACACCAAATGCTTGTCGCGATTGGGGAACGTCATCGACTACTATATCC GTCTAAAGGATTACCGCACCACAGCATTGCTAGAGCGCTATGAAAGCGAAACTCAAACCCTTCTCAAAGACTTCCGCGAAGAAGTCGAAAGCAAAGAG AGCTTTAGTTGCTCCCAAATGGAGGAGCTTGATGCTTCACTGGCACAACTGCTGTCCAAAATGAAGCAGGATGAATTGGCTGACCGCGAGTGGCTGCTTGAAAGCAACAACCAGAACATAAATGCG CAAGTGGAAAAGTTTGAAATTATTCGCGATAAAAAATACGCCGAAATGAATGCCCTCTATTGGCGACTTCGAGCAATCCTCGAAGACTACTTCCAAATCGTGCTGTTCCCAGAGCGTGAACAATCGTACGATCGGCTTGTCTACTACACCGAACTTGAACAGCAAGCCATAGAGCGGCGTCGCTGTCAGGAGGCCGTACTGCAGATGAAGAAAACGCAACTCGACCACACCCTTACGCTTGCCAACATTGGCGGAAGACGGAAGCTGCGTACGCGCCACAACTATCGACGGCTTCTAGAGATGAAGGTGCAGTTGCTGAAGGAACAGCAGAAAGAGGTGGACGTTGAACATCACCAGTGCATGACATGGATCTGTTCTTTCACGCATCATCTAAAGAACGTGCTTACGGAACATCTTGACTGGGGCAATAGAATTGCTAAACTGGGTCTTATCTGCACACAGTACGAAACCGAACAAGATCAGCAATATGCTGCCAAATGGTTCCGGCAAGATCAAAACGATTCAAATGCACTTGACCCCAACGAACCTGACGATATGTTCGGAACTCTTACGTACAAAATTAATCGCATAGAAGCattcaatattattttacGCGAAGAACGAATTCGCTTAAAGAGCGAAAATAACGATCTCAAAACCAAATTCAAGGCTTACTGCGAACTGCACAAAATTACCAATCAGGAAAACTTGCTCCTGTGTAGCCATGAAGTAGTGGCCCCTGGTCAAAGCAGTGAATAA
- the LOC128303966 gene encoding sialin-like — MDATESSKLSDGIDAPMWMFWKRRRYVLVFLAFFGFFNVYSLRVNLSVAIVAMTENRTVQYPNGTEGYEQEFNWDSTTKGYILSSFFYGYIFTQLIGGYMSNALGGNYVFGVGVGVTAILTLLTPLAAHGGFGWLIAVRATEGFFEGVTFPCIHAIWSNWAPPSERSRMATIAFSGVFTGTVASMLLSGVLADTLGWEWVFYILGAFGCLWFVAWMFIVKKSPETDPYITTKEKEFILATLQRSAAPVEKVQHPWRGILTSKAVWALVVSSFSENWGFYTLLTQLPTFLRDTMHFELQAAGFLSALPYLVMGSLLSFAGYLADLCQIRRWLTTTQVRRYFNCGAFLAQTVFMLVGAFILKPGPTLTCITIAVGCGAFAWCGFAVNHLDLSPKSAGVLMGISNTFSTVAGILTPIVSGQLTASGSENEWRTVFYIAAGIYLIGCVTYWFGVSGELQPWSIEAREKERNQRKDGGSEYFHEGLHLDQKP, encoded by the exons ATGGATGCTACCGAAAGTAGCAAGCTCAG TGATGGAATCGATGCCCCCATGTGGATGTTCTGGAAGCGTCGCCGATATGTGCTGGTGTTTTTGGCATTTTTCGGATTCTTCAACGTGTACTCGCTGCGTGTAAATCTAAGCGTTGCGATAGTGGCTATGACAGAGAACCGTACCGTACAATAcccaaacggaacggaaggtTAT GAACAAGAATTCAATTGGGATTCCACCACAAAAGGATACATTCTGAGTTCCTTCTTCTATGGATACATCTTCACGCAACTTATTGGTGGCTACATGTCCAACGCACTCGGTGGAAACTAT GTTTTCGGTGTTGGAGTTGGCGTCACAGCGATCCTGACACTCTTGACACCGCTCGCTGCCCACGGAGGTTTCGGCTGGCTCATCGCAGTACGTGCAACGGAAGGTTTCTTCGAGGGTGTAACCTTCCCATGTATTCACGCCATCTGGTCCAATTGGGCTCCACCGAGTGAACGATCGCGCATGGCTACGATCGCGTTTTCCGGTGTCTTTACCGGTACCGTAGCGTCTATGCTGCTGAGCGGTGTGCTCGCGGACACCCTCGGTTGGGAATGGGTATTCTACATTCTCGGCGCGTTCGGATGTCTCTGGTTTGTGGCGTGGATGTTCATCGTGAAGAAGTCTCCCGAAACAGATCCCTACATCACCACCAAGGAGAAAGAGTTCATACTGGCTACACTGCAACGTTCAGCTGCACCAGTCGAGAAGGTTCAACATCCCTGGCGCGGCATCCTAACGTCGAAAGCCGTCTGGGCGCTGGTCGTGTCGAGTTTCTCGGAAAATTGGGGATTCTATACGCTGCTTACACAATTGCCCACATTCCTGAGAG ATACGATGCACTTTGAGCTGCAAGCGGCCGGATTCCTTTCAGCCCTGCCGTACCTCGTGATGGGCTCACTGCTAAGCTTTGCCGGATATCTGGCTGATCTTTGCCAGATCCGGCGCTGGCTCACGACAACACAGGTACGCCGGTACTTCAACTGTGGTGCCTTCCTGGCCCAAACCGTCTTCATGCTGGTGGGTGCCTTCATCCTGAAGCCTGGTCCCACCCTCACCTGCATCACGATCGCCGTCGGTTGTGGTGCTTTCGCTTGGTGCGGGTTCGCCGTCAACCATCTCGACCTCTCGCCGAAAAGTGCCGGCGTGTTGATGGGTATTTCCAACACCTTTTCCACCGTTGCCGGCATTCTCACGCCCATCGTGTCCGGGCAGCTGACGGCGAGCGGGAGCGAGAACGAGTGGCGTACCGTATTCTACATTGCCGCCGGGATCTATCTGATCGGTTGCGTCACCTATTGGTTCGGTGTATCCGGCGAACTGCAGCCGTGGTCGATTGAGGCACGGGAAAAAGAACGTAACCAGCGGAAGGATGGCGGGAGTGAGTATTTCCACGAAGGGCTCCATCTGGATCAGAAGCCCTAG